In the Magnolia sinica isolate HGM2019 chromosome 15, MsV1, whole genome shotgun sequence genome, one interval contains:
- the LOC131226735 gene encoding UDP-sugar pyrophosphorylase-like, with product MASAGSTVEKLSNLSINGGSSDGSWAASAPNLQKNLGILSSEQIELAKMLLAEGQGHLFAHWPEQGVDDEEKKNFFDQVTRLNSSYPGGLALYIRNARNLLADSKAGKNPFDGFTPSVPSGEVLTFGDDNFIKFEEAGIREARNAAFVLVAGGLGERLGYNGIKLALPKETTTGTGFLQHYIEAILALQDASCKLVQGPCEAQIPLVIMTSDDTHARTLELLESNSYFGMKPTQVKLLKQEKVACLDDNDARLAIEPQNKYKIQTKPHGHGDVHSLLYSSGLLNSWHDAGVRWVLFFQDTNGLLFKAIPASLGVSSAKSYHVNSLAVPRKAKEAIGGITKLTHSDGRTMVINVEYNQLDPLLRATGHPDGDVNCETGYSPYPGNINQLILELDSYIKELTKTHGAITEFVNPKYKDSTKTSFKSSTRLECMMQDYPKTLPPSARVGFTVMDTWLAYAPVKNNPEDAAKVPKGNPYHSATSGEMAIYRANSLILRKSGVNVADPVLQVFNGQEVEVWPRIAWKPKWGLTFTDVRKKVSGGCSISQRSTMVIKGQNVFLEDLALDGALVINAAEASEVKVGGSVQNKGWIIEPVNYKDTSLPDEIRTRGFRIEKVDQLEMNYTEPGKFCFKS from the exons ATGGCGTCCGCCGGATCAACGGTTGAGAAGCTTTCCAATCTGAGCATCAATGGCGGATCTTCCGACGGTAGCTGGGCCGCTTCCGCCCCCAATCTCCAAAAGAATCTCGGGATTCTTTCGTCTGAACAG ATTGAGCTTGCAAAAATGTTGTTGGCGGAGGGACAAGGTCATCTTTTTGCACATTGGCCTGAACAAGGTGTTGATgacgaagaaaagaaaaatttctttgatcag GTAACTCGGCTTAATTCAAGCTATCCAGGTGGTTTGGCATTATATATTCGAAATGCTAGGAATCTATTAGCAGATTCAAAAGCAGGGAAAAATCCATTCGACGGCTTTACTCCTTCA GTCCCATCAGGAGAGGTTCTGACCTTCGGTGATGATAACTTCATTAAGTTTGAAGAGGCTGGCATTAGAGAAGCACGGAATGCTGCATTTGTTCTTGTTGCAGGTGGGCTTGGTGAACGTCTTGGGTACAATGGAATTAAG TTGGCTCTTCCTAAAGAAACAACTACTGGAACAGGTTTCTTACAACACTATATAGAGGCCATTCTAGCTCTACAAGATGCCAGCTGTAAATTAGTACAAG GCCCATGTGAGGCACAGATTCCTTTGGTGATAATGACATCTGATGACACACATGCACGTACTTTAGAGCTTCTAGAGTCGAATTCATATTTTGGAATGAAGCCAACACAAGTGAAACTTCTTAAGCAG GAAAAGGTAGCatgcttagatgataatgatgctaGGCTTGCAATTGAACCtcaaaacaaatataaaattCAG ACCAAACCTCATGGCCATGGAGATGTGCACTCACTACTCTATTCTAGTGGCCTCCTAAACTCATG GCACGATGCAGGTGTGAGATGGGTCTTATTTTTCCAAGATACTAACGGATTACTCTTTAAG GCAATTCCCGCTTCACTGGGTGTTAGCTCCGCCAAAAGCTACCATGTAAATTCTCTTGCTGTTCCTCGCAAAGCAAAAGAAGCTATTGGGGGAATAACCAAGCTTACACATTCAGATG GGAGGACGATGGTGATTAATGTAGAGTACAACCAGCTTGATCCTCTACTTAGAGCAACTGGACATCCTGATGGAGATGTGAATTGTGAAACTGGCTATTCTCCTTACCCTGGAAATATAAACCAG TTGATTTTGGAACTCGACTCATACATCAAAGAGCTCACAAAAACACATGGTGCCATTACAGAGTTTGTTAATCCTAA GTACAAAGATTCTACAAAGACATCCTTTAAGTCCTCAACCCGATTGGAATGTATGATGCAAGATTATCCAAAAACACTGCCTCCATCGGCTAGAGTTGGATTTACA GTGATGGATACTTGGCTTGCATATGCCCCTGTGAAGAACAACCCTGAAGATGCTGCTAAG GTACCAAAGGGGAATCCATACCATAGCGCAACTTCTGGAGAAATGGCTATCTACAGGGCAAACAGCCTCATTCTTAGAAAG TCTGGGGTCAACGTGGCCGATCCAGTGCTCCAGGTGTTCAATGGACAAGAAGTGGAAGTGTGGCCTCGTATCGCGTGGAAGCCAAAATGGGGATTGACGTTCACAGACGTGAGGAAAAAAGTAAGTGGTGGCTGCTCTATCTCCCAGAGGTCTACCATGGTCATCAAGGGCCAAAATGTGTTTCTCGAGGATCTCGCATTGGATGGCGCGCTTGTAATCAATGCGGCTGAAGCATCGGAG GTGAAAGTTGGTGGTTCAGTTCAAAATAAGGGGTGGATCATTGAGCCTGTCAATTACAAAGACACCTCTTTGCCAGATGAAATCCGGACGAGGGGTTTCAGAATCGAAAAGGTGGACCAGTtggagatgaactatactgaacCAGGTAAGTTCTGCTTCAAGTCCTGA
- the LOC131226732 gene encoding RNA polymerase II degradation factor 1 codes for MRNRSSKHTKDVEKLKVKEEPHLSGAYIRSLVKQLTSSRTKEPMNSPKPFDPSPSNEDGFPQNHLSQGFSDGPPQQPQPQPKKQVRRRLHTSRPYQERLLNMAEARREIVTALKFHRAAMKQANEQQQQQQQQQQQQSQPQQNPLPHQDPNGPPALEPHDRMKSRRNPRIYPSNHTNPTFSNYLNNFSFASFSPNLPNATPFAWAPTPIAPLPISENLNFALPNQPLGLNLNFHDFNNIDTSFYQNNNYPSIYTPSSSSSSSPSPSLTCTDAPSVGSLPPIGGLHPVMDDEEMAEIRSIGEQHDMEWNDTLNFVTSAWWFKFLKTMEIGPESNGERRDDDGPHMFDEAMDIPAWLNDGAVGSAAGGCFLQQHLDDFYSDDLLEDAALPCMDLGEIEGMDGEWLA; via the exons atgaggAACCGTTCATCAAAACATACAAAGGACGTAGAGAAGCTTAAGGTGAAAGAAGAGCCACACCTTTCAGGTGCATACATCCGTAGCCTTGTGAAACAGCTCACCTCTTCAAGAACCAAAGAACCCATGAACAGCCCAAAACCCTTTGATCCCAGCCCTTCAAATGAAGATGGCTTTCCCCAAAACCACCTTAGTCAAGGTTTTAGTGATGGCCCACCACAgcaaccacaaccacaaccaaAGAAGCAGGTCAGGAGGAGGCTCCACACTAGTAGGCCATACCAAGAAAGGTTACTGAATATGGCTGAGGCTAGGAGAGAAATTGTGACTGCACTCAAATTCCACAGGGCTGCAATGAAACAAGCAAATGaacaacaacagcagcaacagcaacagcaacaacaacaatcaCAGCCACAACAAAACCCACTACCACATCAAGACCCAAATGGCCCACCAGCTTTAGAACCACATGATAGGATGAAATCTAGGAGGAACCCAAGAATCTATCCATCAAACCACACCAATCCCACCTTCTCAAACTACCTCAACAATTTCTCTTTCGCATCTTTCTCTCCCAACCTCCCCAATGCAACTCCTTTTGCATGGGCTCCAACACCTATTGCACCACTACCCATTAGTGAAAATCTCAATTTTGCCCTCCCAAACCAGCCACTAGGCCTCAATCTCAACTTCCATGATTTTAACAACATAGACACTTCATTCTACCAAAACAACAACTATCCATCTATCTACACACCATCTTCGTCATCATCGTCATCGCCTTCCCCGTCTCTGACATGCACTGATGCACCGTCGGTCGGCAGCCTGCCCCCGATCGGGGGGCTGCACCCGGTGATGGACGATGAGGAGATGGCGGAGATCCGATCGATCGGCGAGCAGCATGACATGGAGTGGAACGACACGTTGAACTTTGTTACGTCGGCGTGGTGGTTCAAGTTCCTTAAGACCATGGAGATTGGACCTGAGAGCAATGGAGAGAGGAGAgatgatgatgggccccacatgtttgaTGAGGCCATGGATATCCCAGCTTGGTTGAATGATGGTGCTGTGGGGAGTGCTGCTGGGGGGTGCTTCCTACAACAgcatttggatgatttttattcAGATGATTTGTTGGAAGATGCTGCATTACCTTG CATGGATCTTGGAGAGATTGAAGGGATGGATGGTGAGTGGTTAGCTTAG